One Bradyrhizobium sp. ISRA464 genomic window carries:
- a CDS encoding ABC transporter ATP-binding protein produces the protein MSDNTNALDIVDLRAGYEASDVLHGMSLHVGANERVGLFGPNGHGKTTLLNTISRVIRPRAGSVRFMGEPIDKLAPHRIVGRGLIHLPQGNHLFPDMQIMETLELAAFTPRARQDMKDNLDYVLGLFPRLAERRHQPCKTLSGGERQMLSIGVGLMCAPRMLMLDEPTLGLSPKLKDELAEAIAEISRRGIPLMLVEQDIAFVLSLVERMYLVDHGEITREINRSADVDHQQIMDMYFGSEGAS, from the coding sequence TTGAGCGACAATACGAACGCGCTGGACATCGTTGATCTGCGCGCCGGCTATGAGGCGTCCGATGTGTTGCACGGCATGAGCCTGCACGTCGGAGCCAACGAGCGCGTTGGACTGTTTGGGCCGAACGGGCACGGCAAGACCACGCTTCTCAACACGATCTCACGCGTGATCCGTCCTCGCGCAGGGAGCGTGCGCTTCATGGGCGAGCCGATCGACAAGCTCGCGCCCCATCGAATCGTTGGACGCGGTTTGATTCACTTGCCGCAGGGAAATCATCTCTTCCCCGACATGCAGATCATGGAGACGCTCGAGCTAGCGGCCTTCACGCCTCGCGCGCGCCAGGACATGAAGGACAATCTCGATTACGTGCTTGGCCTTTTTCCTCGACTGGCCGAGCGCCGTCATCAGCCGTGCAAGACGCTCTCGGGGGGCGAGCGGCAAATGCTGTCAATCGGCGTCGGGTTGATGTGCGCACCGCGCATGCTGATGCTCGATGAACCGACGCTTGGGCTGTCGCCCAAGCTCAAGGATGAACTTGCCGAGGCGATCGCGGAGATATCAAGGCGCGGTATTCCGCTCATGCTGGTTGAGCAGGACATCGCTTTCGTCCTATCCCTGGTCGAGCGCATGTATCTCGTCGATCACGGCGAGATCACCCGCGAGATCAACCGCAGCGCGGACGTCGACCATCAACAGATCATGGACATGTATTTCGGGTCGGAGGGCGCCTCATGA
- a CDS encoding ABC transporter substrate-binding protein translates to MTMKLASLWTSLVFSGLAAAMPAHAADKIAKIGVLAPLTGGSAADAREMVDGAKLAVDVINARGGAAGYKLQVVVGDAQDSSADKVTSAIERLTGERELNAIVTGYASAGNFEINIMAEQDMPYLLYGSANQTRDIIAPHPDKFPTVWSLSPSFDAYETDMIPVVQALEKSGKLKLPNKKVAFIAPDIPYSKTIMNGLIKNFKEAGWTITSADLVPWGTIDDWRTFLAKVRQDNPAVIMNIDPQTGNAAKFITQFLEQPTDSIVFIQYAPAIPEFLKLTGKKSTGVIYNLIGGTIPNARTAEIIKEFTKTYGYEPGSTAPAVYEEVMIYADALKKVGDPTKRLAIGKAIGETRKEVAQGMLSFDPKTHLAVQGDDALPVLFYQIWDGKHVLFSPKQYLNGEFRMPPWMKP, encoded by the coding sequence ATGACGATGAAACTTGCTAGTCTATGGACGAGTCTTGTTTTTTCCGGGCTGGCCGCGGCGATGCCTGCCCATGCAGCAGACAAGATTGCCAAGATCGGCGTGCTCGCGCCGCTGACAGGCGGATCGGCGGCAGACGCCAGGGAAATGGTCGATGGAGCCAAGCTTGCCGTCGACGTGATCAATGCGCGAGGCGGCGCTGCCGGCTACAAATTGCAGGTCGTCGTTGGCGATGCGCAAGACTCGAGCGCGGATAAGGTGACGAGCGCCATCGAGCGCCTGACCGGCGAGCGTGAGCTGAACGCCATCGTCACCGGATATGCGAGCGCCGGCAATTTCGAGATCAATATCATGGCTGAACAGGACATGCCGTATCTGCTTTACGGCAGCGCCAACCAGACACGTGATATCATTGCGCCCCATCCAGACAAGTTCCCGACGGTCTGGTCATTGAGCCCGTCGTTTGACGCCTATGAAACGGATATGATCCCGGTCGTTCAGGCGCTGGAAAAGAGCGGCAAGCTGAAGCTGCCAAATAAGAAGGTGGCTTTCATCGCACCCGACATCCCCTATTCGAAGACGATCATGAACGGCTTGATCAAGAACTTCAAGGAGGCCGGCTGGACCATTACATCCGCTGACCTCGTGCCGTGGGGCACAATCGATGACTGGCGCACGTTCCTCGCCAAGGTTCGCCAGGACAATCCAGCGGTGATCATGAACATCGACCCCCAGACGGGCAACGCGGCGAAGTTCATCACTCAGTTTCTGGAGCAACCGACCGACAGTATCGTCTTCATCCAATACGCGCCGGCAATCCCGGAATTCCTCAAGCTGACAGGGAAGAAGAGCACCGGTGTGATCTATAACCTGATCGGCGGCACGATCCCCAATGCTCGGACAGCTGAGATCATCAAGGAATTTACGAAAACCTATGGCTACGAACCCGGGTCAACTGCGCCGGCGGTCTACGAAGAGGTCATGATTTACGCCGACGCGCTCAAGAAAGTCGGTGATCCGACCAAGCGGCTCGCCATCGGAAAAGCCATCGGCGAGACCCGCAAAGAGGTTGCACAGGGCATGCTGTCCTTTGATCCGAAGACCCATCTTGCCGTTCAGGGCGACGATGCGCTTCCCGTACTGTTCTACCAGATCTGGGACGGCAAGCACGTTCTTTTCTCCCCGAAGCAGTATCTCAACGGCGAGTTTCGCATGCCTCCGTGGATGAAGCCGTAG
- a CDS encoding ABC transporter ATP-binding protein — protein MVDANDSEPLLEIRDVTRRFGALVAVDKVSFSLQKDEIFGIAGPNGSGKSTLFNVITGIPFPPSEGEVLLCGKPIHRLKPHQISRAGVLRTFQKDAEFATLTARENVYASAVYCGQMTSSEATDASEQALDDVSLAPERRTKAASGLSVFERKQLMIASAIAGRPKVLLLDEPAAGLTRPEIAGLAELIGNVHRRGIAIVLIEHVLPLLLKVSERLMVLNHGAVIASGKPEEVVRNAKVVAAYLGKREARL, from the coding sequence ATGGTCGACGCAAACGATAGCGAGCCGCTGCTCGAAATCCGCGACGTGACCCGGCGCTTCGGCGCACTGGTTGCCGTCGATAAGGTTTCGTTCTCGCTCCAAAAGGATGAGATCTTCGGCATCGCCGGTCCGAACGGTAGCGGAAAGAGCACGCTCTTTAACGTCATCACCGGCATTCCATTTCCGCCGAGCGAGGGTGAGGTGCTCCTCTGCGGCAAGCCTATCCATCGCCTGAAGCCGCATCAGATCAGCCGCGCCGGCGTCTTGCGCACCTTCCAGAAGGATGCAGAGTTTGCCACCCTGACCGCGCGCGAGAACGTCTATGCCAGCGCCGTCTATTGCGGGCAAATGACCTCGTCTGAGGCAACAGATGCGTCCGAACAGGCGCTGGATGATGTGTCGCTGGCGCCTGAACGACGAACGAAAGCCGCCTCCGGCCTCTCGGTCTTCGAACGCAAGCAGTTGATGATCGCCTCCGCGATCGCTGGCCGGCCCAAGGTTCTTCTTCTCGACGAGCCGGCCGCCGGTCTCACCAGGCCGGAAATCGCGGGGCTTGCCGAGCTGATTGGTAATGTGCATCGACGCGGCATAGCTATCGTGCTCATCGAGCACGTCCTGCCGCTTCTCCTGAAAGTCTCCGAACGTCTGATGGTGCTCAATCACGGCGCCGTGATCGCTTCCGGCAAGCCGGAAGAGGTCGTGCGCAACGCCAAGGTCGTCGCAGCCTATCTCGGCAAGCGGGAGGCAAGACTTTGA
- a CDS encoding ArgE/DapE family deacylase: protein MQKVEAAVKAAWKAIEKERGYATDLTQRLVRIPSVNPKFIMDPDQNREGAVQDLVESQLTSMGMSIDRWDVFPGRPNVVGQIAGSEERSLLLCGHIDVVPVNGTWTVEPFGGEIRGGKLYGRGAIDMKSGVAAAIGAIRGIRAAGIELQGRIAIHSVVDEEAGGFGAIDAVKKGHLASAAIITEPSSGQIQVCEGGLEWIRVTITGRSGHSATRYNEIWPQRDGPDRPRRAVNAIDIAVRFLHALSNFESSRCRNRQHPLLPPGMNTINVGAIRGGAGLGPDGLPLIMSNPAIIPDVAVIDLDYKFLPNQTKEDVRSEFETFVHYFCQQDLWLQENPVKVQWELCGLHFPPMDTPPDHPLALSLLKRRKQLGGEPKITGMIGAADAAHYAGAGVASMICGPSGDGFHGADEYVDIASLEETTKTLAAAAIEWCGVK, encoded by the coding sequence ATGCAGAAAGTCGAAGCTGCGGTGAAAGCCGCATGGAAGGCGATTGAGAAGGAGCGGGGCTATGCGACCGACCTTACCCAAAGGCTGGTGCGCATTCCGTCGGTCAACCCGAAGTTCATCATGGATCCTGACCAGAACCGCGAGGGGGCTGTCCAAGATCTGGTCGAATCGCAGCTGACCTCAATGGGCATGTCGATCGACCGCTGGGACGTCTTTCCGGGCAGGCCAAACGTCGTCGGCCAGATCGCGGGTTCGGAAGAGCGAAGCCTCCTTTTGTGCGGTCATATCGACGTGGTGCCGGTCAATGGCACTTGGACGGTTGAGCCCTTCGGTGGCGAGATCAGGGGCGGCAAGCTCTATGGCCGCGGGGCCATCGATATGAAGAGCGGCGTCGCCGCCGCCATTGGCGCCATCAGAGGTATTCGCGCCGCGGGCATCGAACTTCAGGGCCGTATCGCCATCCATTCCGTCGTCGATGAAGAAGCCGGCGGCTTCGGCGCGATCGATGCGGTCAAGAAAGGCCATCTTGCGAGTGCCGCGATTATCACGGAGCCGAGTTCGGGCCAGATTCAGGTCTGCGAAGGTGGGCTTGAATGGATACGTGTGACCATCACCGGCCGGTCGGGCCATTCGGCGACGCGCTACAATGAGATCTGGCCACAACGCGATGGTCCCGATCGGCCGAGACGTGCGGTGAATGCGATCGATATCGCAGTGCGCTTCCTGCACGCTCTGTCGAACTTCGAAAGCTCGCGCTGCCGCAATCGTCAGCATCCGCTGCTGCCTCCGGGCATGAACACGATCAACGTCGGCGCGATACGCGGTGGTGCCGGGCTTGGGCCGGATGGTTTGCCGCTCATCATGAGCAATCCCGCCATCATCCCGGATGTCGCAGTCATCGATCTCGACTACAAGTTTCTCCCCAATCAGACCAAGGAAGATGTTCGATCCGAGTTCGAGACCTTCGTCCATTACTTCTGCCAGCAGGACCTGTGGTTGCAGGAGAATCCCGTCAAGGTTCAATGGGAACTTTGCGGCTTGCATTTTCCGCCGATGGACACCCCGCCAGATCATCCGCTTGCGCTATCGCTTTTGAAGCGCCGCAAGCAACTTGGCGGGGAGCCCAAGATCACGGGGATGATCGGCGCAGCCGATGCCGCGCATTACGCCGGCGCAGGCGTCGCCTCCATGATTTGTGGTCCGTCTGGCGATGGTTTCCATGGCGCCGACGAGTACGTGGACATCGCGTCGCTGGAGGAGACGACCAAAACCTTGGCAGCGGCGGCAATCGAATGGTGCGGCGTCAAGTAG
- a CDS encoding isochorismatase family cysteine hydrolase, which yields MAEFPTTREIPLKPKESALLFIDVQNFCVRRDGGEFKDVPDADIAGKYGYYFDRLRSVAIPNMQRLQAAFRAAGIEVLYTTIESLTKDGRDRSLDYKITGFNVPKGAWDGKVIDEIAPGDDEIVLPKSSSSVFVSTHIDYLLRNLKIKQLVLCGLVTDQCVESAVRDACDLGYLVTLVPDACATYTQERHDNTLRAIKGYCRQLSTSALIDEIGGAS from the coding sequence ATGGCTGAGTTTCCGACGACGCGCGAGATACCGCTCAAGCCGAAAGAGTCGGCGCTATTGTTCATCGACGTGCAGAACTTTTGCGTTCGCCGCGATGGTGGCGAGTTCAAGGATGTGCCCGACGCCGATATCGCCGGCAAGTACGGCTATTATTTCGATCGCTTGAGGTCGGTCGCGATCCCCAACATGCAACGGCTGCAGGCGGCGTTCCGTGCCGCAGGCATTGAGGTGCTCTACACGACGATCGAAAGCCTTACCAAGGACGGTCGCGATCGGAGCCTCGACTACAAGATCACGGGCTTCAACGTGCCAAAGGGCGCGTGGGACGGCAAAGTGATCGACGAAATCGCGCCCGGCGACGACGAGATCGTGCTGCCGAAATCATCTTCGAGCGTCTTTGTGTCGACGCATATCGATTACCTGCTGCGCAACCTCAAGATCAAGCAGCTGGTACTGTGCGGGCTCGTGACTGACCAATGCGTGGAATCTGCGGTCCGCGACGCCTGCGACTTGGGCTACCTCGTGACACTCGTGCCAGATGCCTGCGCCACCTATACCCAGGAGCGCCACGATAACACTCTGCGCGCGATCAAGGGATATTGCCGTCAACTCTCTACAAGCGCGCTGATCGACGAGATAGGCGGCGCAAGCTAG
- a CDS encoding branched-chain amino acid ABC transporter permease, whose amino-acid sequence MTVDTLSAILVSGIVLGSGYALMASGLSLVWTTLGIFNFAHGVLMTLGAYIAWTVSNAAGLDLGIAAGIAVAVAAMIGIGILLERVVVRPFYDHRDILLITVMTTLAAMIFLQKGIQLLWGARLKQLAPIVNGNVQLLSTMISAQEALIIILAPLLLGALWLFLSRSRIGRGIRAVGQNPDGARLIGIDVSRLFIITFALSAVLAGLTGVLLGSVRLLTPEFGSDPLVKALIIVIVGGLGSLGGTIVAAYLMGIVEAALTFFIGIYWTPSMIFLLLILVLLVRPQGLLGKVVR is encoded by the coding sequence ATGACCGTCGATACTCTCAGCGCCATTCTTGTCAGCGGGATCGTGCTTGGGTCCGGCTATGCCCTGATGGCGAGCGGGCTCTCATTGGTCTGGACGACGCTGGGCATCTTCAATTTCGCCCATGGCGTCCTGATGACGCTCGGTGCCTATATCGCTTGGACAGTCTCCAACGCGGCCGGTCTCGATCTCGGGATCGCCGCAGGCATCGCGGTCGCGGTCGCAGCCATGATCGGCATAGGCATCCTGCTCGAACGGGTGGTGGTTCGGCCGTTCTATGATCATCGCGATATCCTGCTCATCACGGTGATGACGACCCTTGCCGCGATGATCTTCCTGCAGAAGGGAATCCAGCTCTTGTGGGGAGCAAGGCTCAAGCAATTGGCTCCGATCGTGAACGGCAACGTTCAGCTGCTCTCCACGATGATTTCGGCCCAGGAAGCGCTGATCATCATCCTGGCACCGCTATTGCTCGGTGCGCTGTGGCTCTTCCTCAGTCGCTCGCGGATCGGCCGCGGCATCAGGGCGGTCGGGCAGAATCCGGATGGCGCTCGCCTGATCGGAATCGACGTCTCCCGTCTTTTCATCATTACCTTTGCCCTCTCCGCCGTCCTTGCCGGCTTGACGGGTGTGCTCCTCGGCTCGGTCCGGCTACTGACCCCGGAATTTGGGTCCGACCCGTTGGTCAAGGCCCTGATCATCGTGATCGTCGGAGGGCTCGGCTCGCTTGGAGGAACTATCGTCGCGGCCTACCTCATGGGCATCGTGGAGGCGGCGCTCACCTTCTTCATCGGCATTTATTGGACGCCCTCCATGATCTTCCTCCTGCTGATCCTCGTCCTCCTCGTCCGGCCGCAGGGGTTGCTTGGAAAGGTGGTGCGGTGA
- a CDS encoding efflux RND transporter permease subunit — MLLIGFRAATVLPIRQYPKLSNTVVNITTSYPGASADMIQGFITTPLEQAVASAEGVDYITSSSVLGTSTIQVYIKLNFDPNEALTEVLSKVNSVRYLIPKESNDPVVTKSSGQATAVMYVGFSSEELTASAITDYLSRVVQPIMSTVDGVAAADILGGQSFAMRLWLDPAKMAGRGVSPADVSAAISANNFQAAAGQVKGHFNLFDVTANTDLRNVDDFKRIVVKAKDGGFVRMEDIATVELAAQSADASVAMNGEHAIFIGVRASPQGNPLNIVRGVRALFPDIERNLPPSLKMKVAYDSTKFIQSSIDEVEKTLIEAVVIVVLVIFLFLASLRSVIIPVVTIPLSLVGACSMMLALGFSFNLLTLLAMVLAIGLVVDDAIVVVENIYRHLEDGAPPLEAATKGAREIVGPVVSMTMTLAAVYAPIGFLGGLTGALFREFAFTLAGSVIVSGVIALTLSPMMCSVFLTNAEEGRFARAVNRTFGAMTRWYGRKLDRSLDYSPITGLFALTMLGLVGFLYLHTSKELAPEEDQGIVFALTKAPKYANIDYLDYYGAKLDTAFKKFPETDLRFMLNGINGSQAGLAGMLLKPWDERKRSSIALKSQVQAELSKIEGVNAFAFSLPPLPGGSDGLPVQMVINSTFGFQSVYEQMSKLKDAARRSGLFAVSDSDLEFNQPVARIKVDRSKANDLGITMQSIGSALATLLGGNYVNRFNLQGRSYQVIPQVPRASRLTPESLGSYYVKAATGSMVPLSTLVSIETGTDPNALTHYNQLNSATFQAVPMPGVTIGQAVDFLDGEAKKLPAGFSHDFLADARQYVQEGSQLAITFAFALIIIFLVLAAQFESLRDPLIIMISVPMAIVGALIPLFFGASTMNIYTQVGLLTLVGLISKHGILMVEFANELQLKERLDRRSAIEMAARVRLRPILMTTAAMVTGLVPLLTATGAGAASRFSIGLVLVAGLLIGTLFTLFVLPAVYVAIASDHRADASADQAMNGAGRDRTEAAEARLAGP, encoded by the coding sequence ATCCTGCTGATCGGCTTTCGCGCGGCCACCGTTTTGCCGATCCGGCAATATCCCAAGTTGTCGAACACAGTCGTCAACATCACGACATCCTATCCGGGCGCCTCCGCCGACATGATCCAGGGGTTCATCACCACGCCCCTGGAGCAGGCGGTCGCTTCTGCCGAGGGCGTCGACTACATTACGTCCTCCTCGGTACTCGGCACTTCGACGATCCAAGTCTATATCAAGCTCAATTTTGATCCTAACGAGGCGCTCACCGAGGTGCTCTCCAAGGTCAACTCGGTCAGATATTTGATCCCGAAAGAATCGAACGATCCGGTCGTCACCAAGTCGAGCGGTCAGGCCACGGCTGTCATGTATGTCGGCTTCTCCAGCGAGGAACTGACGGCCAGCGCGATCACCGACTATCTCTCTCGCGTGGTGCAACCGATTATGTCGACCGTAGACGGCGTCGCAGCGGCAGACATCCTGGGTGGCCAGAGTTTTGCGATGCGGCTATGGCTCGATCCTGCAAAAATGGCGGGGCGCGGCGTGTCGCCGGCTGACGTTTCGGCTGCAATTTCCGCCAACAACTTCCAGGCCGCGGCCGGCCAGGTCAAGGGCCACTTCAATCTCTTCGATGTCACGGCCAACACTGATCTGCGCAATGTCGACGACTTCAAGCGCATAGTCGTCAAGGCCAAGGACGGCGGCTTTGTGCGCATGGAGGACATTGCGACCGTCGAGCTTGCCGCGCAGAGCGCTGACGCCAGCGTTGCCATGAATGGTGAACACGCGATTTTCATCGGCGTTCGGGCAAGCCCGCAGGGCAATCCGCTGAACATCGTGCGAGGCGTTCGAGCTCTGTTTCCAGACATCGAGCGCAACCTGCCGCCATCGCTGAAGATGAAGGTCGCCTACGACTCCACCAAGTTCATTCAATCATCGATCGATGAGGTGGAGAAGACGCTCATCGAGGCTGTCGTGATCGTGGTGCTGGTGATCTTCCTCTTCCTGGCCTCGCTGCGGAGCGTCATCATTCCTGTCGTCACCATTCCACTGTCGCTCGTTGGTGCTTGCAGCATGATGCTAGCGCTGGGGTTTTCATTCAATCTTTTAACCCTGCTGGCGATGGTGCTTGCGATCGGTCTTGTGGTCGACGACGCGATCGTTGTGGTGGAAAACATTTATCGCCATCTGGAAGACGGCGCACCGCCCTTAGAGGCCGCTACAAAGGGGGCGCGCGAGATTGTCGGCCCTGTCGTCTCCATGACGATGACGCTCGCCGCCGTATACGCGCCGATCGGCTTTCTTGGCGGCCTCACCGGTGCGCTGTTCCGCGAGTTTGCGTTTACGCTAGCGGGCTCAGTGATCGTCTCGGGCGTGATTGCGCTCACGCTGTCGCCGATGATGTGCTCGGTCTTTCTCACGAACGCGGAGGAGGGGCGATTTGCAAGGGCTGTAAACCGCACGTTCGGCGCCATGACGCGCTGGTACGGCCGCAAGCTCGACCGCTCGCTCGATTATTCGCCGATTACCGGGCTGTTTGCGCTAACCATGTTGGGCCTGGTCGGCTTTCTCTATCTGCATACCTCCAAGGAACTGGCGCCCGAGGAGGATCAGGGCATCGTCTTCGCGCTGACCAAGGCGCCAAAATACGCCAATATCGATTACCTCGACTATTATGGCGCCAAACTCGACACGGCGTTTAAGAAGTTTCCCGAGACCGACTTACGCTTCATGCTCAACGGTATCAACGGGTCGCAGGCCGGTTTGGCGGGCATGTTGCTCAAGCCTTGGGACGAGCGCAAGCGATCATCAATCGCGTTAAAGTCGCAGGTTCAGGCTGAGCTGTCCAAAATCGAAGGTGTCAACGCATTTGCCTTTAGCTTGCCGCCGCTTCCGGGCGGTTCCGATGGCTTACCTGTGCAGATGGTGATCAACTCGACGTTCGGTTTCCAATCCGTCTATGAGCAGATGTCGAAGCTGAAGGACGCCGCGCGCAGGAGCGGCCTATTCGCGGTGAGCGACTCTGACCTCGAATTCAACCAGCCGGTGGCGCGAATCAAGGTCGATCGGTCCAAGGCCAACGACCTTGGCATCACCATGCAGAGCATTGGCAGCGCGCTTGCGACGTTACTCGGGGGAAACTACGTCAATCGCTTCAACCTGCAGGGCCGCTCCTACCAGGTGATCCCGCAGGTGCCGCGCGCGAGCCGCCTGACGCCGGAATCACTCGGGAGCTACTATGTGAAGGCTGCAACGGGTTCGATGGTGCCGCTATCAACCCTGGTTTCCATCGAGACCGGGACCGATCCGAATGCACTCACCCACTACAATCAGCTCAACTCCGCAACCTTCCAGGCCGTCCCGATGCCCGGCGTCACGATCGGCCAGGCCGTGGACTTCCTGGACGGGGAGGCAAAGAAGCTGCCCGCGGGCTTCAGCCACGACTTCCTTGCTGACGCCCGCCAATATGTCCAGGAGGGTAGCCAACTTGCGATCACTTTTGCATTTGCACTCATCATCATCTTCTTAGTGCTGGCGGCGCAGTTCGAAAGCCTGCGCGATCCCCTCATCATCATGATCAGCGTGCCGATGGCAATCGTCGGCGCCTTGATCCCGCTATTCTTTGGCGCGTCGACGATGAACATCTACACCCAGGTCGGGCTCCTGACACTGGTCGGGCTGATTTCCAAGCACGGTATCCTGATGGTCGAGTTCGCCAATGAGCTGCAGCTCAAGGAGAGGTTAGATCGCCGCTCGGCGATCGAGATGGCGGCGCGCGTCCGACTCCGTCCAATCCTGATGACCACAGCGGCGATGGTTACGGGGCTCGTACCTTTGTTGACCGCAACGGGGGCTGGCGCCGCAAGCCGCTTTTCCATCGGGCTCGTGCTTGTCGCGGGCTTGTTGATCGGCACGCTGTTCACGCTTTTCGTGCTGCCGGCGGTCTATGTCGCGATCGCGTCCGATCACCGCGCCGATGCGAGTGCCGACCAAGCCATGAACGGCGCCGGCCGCGACCGCACCGAGGCAGCTGAGGCTCGCCTGGCCGGGCCATGA
- a CDS encoding branched-chain amino acid ABC transporter permease — protein MDALHDLPPADPRPPRPAAGVAWKGGAVMARLLNGKTWSLVALLVAGGLLPIFVQDTYLRHLFIMAFIYGVVAASWDLTLGYAGIFNFAHIAFFGVGVYATGLTAKLLGIDPWVAMLVGGFAASLAAAIVALPVVRLQGVYVVLVTVAFSQLMLQLVISQSQITGGTLGLVSVPTIHLPGYNFLRDYKFGYYYVAFGLLVVATLSLRLLARSDFGLSIKALRDSEQYAVSRGIPIAGQRLKALVASAFFAGLAGGFYVIYLRVASPEIFYFSTSSLVLSMVLVGGTSTIYGPIFAAIVLTFISEGLANIENFAEGRFMLIAAAMIVVLVFFPKGLASVLPRALLRSRNKRHGGDEREREGARLPNDQKGEAEQPAT, from the coding sequence TTGGACGCCCTCCATGATCTTCCTCCTGCTGATCCTCGTCCTCCTCGTCCGGCCGCAGGGGTTGCTTGGAAAGGTGGTGCGGTGATGGCAAGGCTCCTCAACGGCAAGACCTGGTCTCTGGTGGCCCTGCTCGTCGCGGGAGGGCTCCTGCCGATCTTCGTCCAGGACACTTACTTGCGACATCTGTTCATCATGGCGTTCATCTACGGAGTGGTTGCCGCAAGCTGGGACCTGACGCTCGGCTATGCCGGGATTTTCAATTTCGCCCACATCGCCTTCTTCGGCGTCGGGGTCTATGCGACGGGGCTGACGGCGAAGCTTCTCGGAATCGATCCATGGGTCGCGATGCTGGTCGGTGGCTTTGCTGCATCACTCGCCGCAGCGATTGTTGCGCTGCCAGTCGTTCGCCTCCAGGGCGTTTATGTGGTGCTCGTCACCGTCGCCTTCAGTCAACTGATGCTTCAACTCGTGATCAGCCAGTCCCAGATCACCGGCGGCACACTCGGTCTGGTGAGCGTGCCGACCATCCACCTGCCGGGCTACAATTTTCTGCGCGACTACAAATTCGGCTACTACTATGTCGCCTTCGGGCTTCTGGTCGTAGCGACCCTGTCGTTGCGCCTCTTGGCGCGCTCCGATTTCGGCCTTTCGATCAAGGCGCTGCGCGACAGCGAGCAGTATGCCGTGTCGCGCGGCATCCCAATCGCCGGCCAGCGACTCAAAGCCCTTGTCGCCAGTGCCTTCTTTGCCGGGCTGGCTGGCGGCTTCTATGTCATATATCTGCGCGTGGCCTCGCCAGAGATCTTCTACTTCTCGACATCTTCTTTGGTGCTGAGCATGGTGCTCGTCGGCGGCACCTCCACGATCTACGGTCCGATATTCGCTGCGATTGTGCTGACGTTCATCTCGGAAGGCCTTGCAAATATCGAAAACTTTGCGGAGGGCCGGTTCATGCTGATTGCGGCCGCCATGATTGTCGTCCTCGTGTTCTTTCCGAAGGGTCTTGCCTCGGTGCTGCCGCGAGCCTTGCTGCGAAGCCGCAACAAACGCCACGGCGGCGATGAACGGGAGCGGGAGGGAGCTCGGCTGCCGAACGACCAGAAGGGCGAGGCTGAACAGCCGGCGACTTAA
- a CDS encoding N-formylglutamate amidohydrolase yields MVNADGCAGVVLICEHAGAAIPTKLEDLGLPAAELRRHIAYDIGAEGVARHLADELKAPLILQPYSRLVIDCNRPFDAPDCIPQVSDGTLVPGNLGLSESDRRQRYAEIHEPFHQQVTRLLDRRAGLGLPTTLVAVHSFTPRLAGGVERPWQLGVLSNRDRSFAERFLSAFQERNPTTPSAHNEPYLVDDISDYTIPMHGEARGLPHLLLEIRNDLIGDARGRRLWASLIAETLLDATTKGSTNG; encoded by the coding sequence GTGGTCAATGCCGACGGATGTGCGGGAGTTGTCCTGATCTGCGAGCATGCGGGAGCTGCTATCCCAACGAAGCTCGAGGACCTTGGTCTGCCTGCGGCCGAACTGCGCAGGCACATCGCTTATGACATCGGCGCCGAAGGCGTCGCGCGTCATCTAGCGGACGAGCTGAAGGCGCCGCTCATCCTGCAGCCCTACAGCCGGCTCGTCATCGACTGCAACCGTCCCTTCGACGCGCCGGACTGCATTCCGCAAGTGAGCGATGGCACACTCGTGCCAGGTAACCTGGGGCTGTCGGAGAGTGATCGTCGTCAGCGCTATGCGGAGATCCACGAGCCGTTCCATCAGCAAGTCACCCGCCTTCTGGATCGTCGCGCGGGGCTCGGTTTACCCACGACCCTGGTTGCGGTGCATAGCTTCACGCCACGGCTGGCAGGAGGCGTTGAGCGGCCCTGGCAGCTCGGCGTGCTGTCGAACCGTGATCGCAGCTTTGCCGAGCGTTTCCTCAGTGCCTTCCAGGAGCGCAATCCGACAACGCCATCGGCGCACAATGAGCCGTATCTGGTCGATGACATCAGCGATTACACGATTCCGATGCACGGCGAAGCCCGTGGTCTGCCGCACCTGCTGCTTGAGATCCGCAACGATCTGATTGGCGATGCAAGGGGGCGGCGCTTATGGGCCAGCTTAATCGCCGAGACGTTGCTCGATGCCACAACGAAAGGCTCCACCAATGGCTGA